A single Scleropages formosus chromosome 4, fSclFor1.1, whole genome shotgun sequence DNA region contains:
- the LOC114910394 gene encoding olfactory receptor 51M1-like — protein sequence METTTQDLSNFTRPVGFYIRGFYALKNSEYYFIFLAVIYVFTLAVNLTLMVIIWFSEVLHTPKYMAVFSLAVVDVSLSSALIPKAINMYLFDSKFVYFNACLAQMFFVDFFASMEAFSLCVLAYDRLIAICFPLRSHTINTNRKMMLVIMVSWSIPLIIDVVMVALIPPLPYCKSTIVNSFFCDHGPVFNIGCGDYSRNWFMASFTTVTLYFAPFGFIALTYVCIIYAILNIASSESRWKAFKTCTSHLILVVLFFVPYFVTYIVAWINVNIDTDTRIINTSLSTSIPPLLNPIIYSLKTEEILEIIKKYLGMKKTNPR from the coding sequence ATGGAGACCACAACCCAAGACCTGAGCAACTTCACTCGTCCAGTTGGATTCTACATCAGAGGATTCTACGCGCTGAAGAACAGCGAATACTACTTCATATTTCTAGCAGTCATCTACGTTTTTACACTCGCGGTCAATCTCACTTTGATGGTTATCATTTGGTTTTCAGAGGTCCTGCACACACCCAAATACATGGCGGTCTTCAGCCTGGCTGTGGTCGATGTGAGTTTGAGCTCGGCTCTCATCCCCAAAGCCATCAACATGTACCTCTTCGACTCAAAATTCGTCTATTTCAATGCCTGCTTGGCTCAGATGTTCTTTGTTGATTTCTTTGCTTCCATGGAGGCCTTCTCTCTCTGCGTCCTGGCGTATGACAGGCTTATTGCGATATGTTTCCCGCTAAGGAGCCATACTATAAATACAAACCGTAAAATGATGTTGGTCATAATGGTTTCCTGGTCGATTCCGCTCATCATAGACGTGGTCATGGTTGCGTTGATACCCCCCTTGCCGTACTGCAAATCGACCATCGTCAACAGCTTCTTCTGTGATCACGGCCCCGTTTTCAACATAGGCTGTGGGGATTACTCTCGCAACTGGTTTATGGCCAGTTTTACCACAGTTACGTTGTACTTTGCTCCTTTCGGCTTCATCGCGCTGACGTACGTATGTATAATTTATGCCATTTTGAATATCGCCTCTTCGGAGAGCAGGTGGAAAGCGTTTAAAACATGCACCTCACACTTGATTCTGGTTGTTCTTTTCTTCGTGCCCTACTTCGTGACTTACATTGTTGCATGGATCAACGTGAACATTGACACGGACACGAGGATCATCAACACGTCCCTGTCCACCTCCATCCCCCCACTGCTCAATCCCATCATTTACTCCCTAAAGACGGAAGAGATTCTGGAAATTATTAAGAAGTATCTGGGTATGAAGAAAACAAACCCACGATAA
- the LOC114910393 gene encoding olfactory receptor 2AT4-like, translating to MELNATFSRPVGFFIMGLQSLPDSKYYFIFLAFVYIGTLLGNIFLIMVIWQSEALHTPKYMVVFSLSIVDVSHSTALVPKCINQFLFDSRFVTYDLCLTQMFFVHYFYTLESFLLVIMAFERLVSICFPLQSGTILTNSRMFGIIAFCSALALTVVLALTFLFIQLSFCKPIIMVMSFFCDHGPVFKMACSDNTPNWKATTFYMYAVIFVPLAFILMSYVCIIVAVSRITSVKGRWKAFKTCTVHLILVSVFFLPILVTYTIAWIYITIDANTRILNTSLSAVLPPFLNPIIYTLKTEEVMEQIRRFRRRHSVKP from the coding sequence ATGGAGCTGAACGCAACATTTAGCCGGCCAGTTGGTTTTTTCATCATGGGGCTTCAGTCTTTGCCAGACTctaagtattattttattttcctggcTTTTGTTTATATTGGAACTCTTCTGGGGAACATTTTCTTGATAATGGTCATATGGCAGTCTGAAGCTCTTCACACCCCGAAGTACATGGTGGTGTTCAGCTTGTCCATTGTGGATGTGAGCCACAGCACTGCTCTTGTTCCAAAATGCATCAACCAGTTTCTTTTTGATTCAAGGTTTGTGACATACGACTTATGCCTGACTCAGATGTTCTTTGTTCACTATTTCTATACCTTGgaatcttttctcctggtcaTCATGGCTTTTGAGAGGCTGGTGTCCATTTGCTTCCCATTGCAAAGTGGCACGATCCTCACTAACTCCCGTATGTTTGGCATCATTGCATTTTGCTCAGCTCTAGCCCTCACAGTTGTGTTGGCCttaacatttttgttcattcaaCTGTCATTTTGCAAGCCAATTATTATGGTGATGAGCTTTTTTTGTGACCATGGGCCAGTGTTCAAGATGGCCTGCAGTGACAACACCCCAAACTGGAAAGCAACTACTTTCTATATGtatgctgttatttttgtgcCACTTGCTTTCATCTTGATGTCATATGTTTGTATTATTGTTGCCGTCTCCAGGATCACATCTGTAAAGGGTCGATGGAAAGCATTCAAAACCTGCACTGTCCACTTAATTTTggtgtcagtttttttcctgcCCATTCTAGTAACTTACACAATTGCATGGATTTATATTACAATTGATGCTAACACCCGAATTCTGAACACATCATTATCAGCAGTGCTACCTCCTTTTCTCAACCCTATCATTTACACATTGAAGACAGAGGAGGTGATGGAGCAAATCAGGAGGTTTCGCAGAAGACATTCTGTGAAACCATAA
- the LOC108929436 gene encoding olfactory receptor 2AT4-like, with protein sequence MEQNLTFNRPVGFFIMGLQSLPDSKYYFIFLAFVYIGTLLGNIFLIMVIWQSEALHTPKYMVVFSLSIVDVSHITALIPKCVSQFLFDSRFVAYNLCLTQMFFVHFFYITESYSLVIMAFERLVSICFPLQSSTIITNTRMFGIIVFSWVLAFAILVAALVLITHLSFCKPVPTVMSYFCDHGPIFQIACSDNSPNWKITVFFLFAVIYVPLGFILMSYVFIILAVSRITSLDGRWKTFKTCSVHLILVAIFFTPFLVTYTITWIYTKIDGNTRILNTSLSAVLPPLLNPIIYTLKTEEVLEQIRKFLRKHSIKPLW encoded by the coding sequence ATGGAACAGAACTTAACATTTAACCGGCCAGTTGGTTTTTTCATCATGGGGCTTCAGTCTTTGCCAGActctaaatattattttattttcctggcTTTTGTTTATATTGGAACTCTTCTGGGGAACATTTTCTTGATAATGGTCATATGGCAGTCTGAAGCTCTTCACACCCCGAAGTACATGGTGGTGTTCAGCTTGTCCATTGTGGATGTGAGCCACATCACCGCTCTCATCCCTAAATGTGTCAGCCAGTTTCTTTTTGACTCAAGGTTTGTGGCGTACAACTTGTGCCTGACTCAAATGttctttgttcactttttttatataacagaATCCTACTCACTGGTCATCATGGCTTTTGAGAGGTTGGTCTCCATTTGCTTCCCCCTACAGAGCAGCACGATCATCACCAACACACGCATGTTTGGCATCATAGTTTTCAGCTGGGTCCTGGCCTTTGCAATTCTTGTAGCTGCATTAGTGTTGATCACTCACCTGTCATTTTGCAAGCCAGTTCCCACAGTGATGAGCTACTTTTGTGACCATGGCCCAATTTTTCAGATTGCTTGCAGCGACAACAGCCCAAACTGGAAaataacagttttctttttatttgctgtaattTATGTGCCGCTAGGCTTCATCCTGATGTCATATGTTTTCATCATTCTTGCTGTCTCCCGAATCACATCTTTAGATGGAAGATGGAAAACTTTCAAAACCTGCTCTGTGCACTTAATTTTGGTGGCGATATTTTTTACACCCTTTCTAGTAACTTACACCATTACGTGGATATATACCAAGATTGACGGTAACACTCGAATCTTGAACACATCTTTGTCAGCTGTGCTACCCCCTCTTCTTAACCCCATTATTTACACACTTAAGACAGAGGAGGTATTGGAGCAAATCAGAAAGTTTCTCAGAAAACATTCAATCAAACCACTTTGGTGA